A single genomic interval of Persephonella atlantica harbors:
- a CDS encoding DUF4282 domain-containing protein, with translation MRDFIYGLFDFRFNRFITPVVSGAVLLILYAAATVGWLGFLFGGDSYTPFIVRFLITAVGYPLSVIGIRIWLETMVALTKIANITAEIKQHIKEKEEE, from the coding sequence ATGAGAGACTTTATCTACGGACTTTTTGATTTCAGGTTTAACAGGTTTATAACACCTGTAGTATCAGGTGCTGTTCTGCTTATACTTTATGCTGCTGCAACAGTTGGCTGGCTTGGTTTTCTGTTTGGTGGAGACAGCTATACTCCATTTATAGTTAGATTTCTGATAACAGCAGTAGGTTATCCTCTAAGTGTTATTGGTATAAGGATATGGCTTGAAACCATGGTGGCCCTGACAAAAATAGCGAACATCACAGCAGAGATAAAACAGCACATAAAAGAGAAAGAAGAAGAATAG
- a CDS encoding GGDEF domain-containing protein encodes MIHNKVKCEFYSKLRGSKKLSHDDIKLLMNIVRKELSFLIKHNIPPVPRNYEKWFYIFCSLAEQRKELDDLELIGLYKDIYDEDYQAVDIESKEESVPENLAEKFKDIANKLDETLKELISNIDNHQEKINDHADRLVKAKESATLDTISDAVMDILQELKKLRAENNKLKSELKSYHAEVISLKEELSTAKREASIDFLTGLVNRRRFERVLEDAIKDRKLRNYPFSVIFVDVDDFKKVNDDYGHLIGDLVLKELATIFRFYLRANTIIGRLGGEEFAILLPGVELNDAVKIAERLRRIIENREIKVESNGLKKLKITASFGVTEVKDDDTVESVLMRADEAMYRAKKKGKNKVEVLL; translated from the coding sequence ATGATACATAATAAAGTAAAGTGTGAGTTTTACAGTAAACTTAGAGGAAGTAAAAAGCTATCCCATGACGACATAAAACTGCTTATGAATATTGTTCGCAAAGAACTCAGTTTCCTTATAAAACATAACATTCCTCCTGTTCCCCGAAATTATGAAAAGTGGTTTTACATATTCTGTTCACTGGCAGAGCAGAGGAAAGAACTTGATGATCTGGAGCTGATTGGTCTGTACAAAGATATATACGACGAAGACTATCAGGCTGTTGATATAGAAAGTAAAGAAGAAAGCGTACCTGAAAATCTTGCAGAGAAATTTAAAGACATAGCAAACAAACTTGATGAGACACTAAAAGAGCTCATATCAAATATTGATAATCATCAGGAGAAAATTAATGACCATGCTGACAGGTTAGTAAAAGCAAAAGAGTCAGCAACCCTTGATACCATCAGCGATGCAGTAATGGATATACTGCAGGAACTTAAAAAATTAAGGGCAGAAAATAACAAGCTCAAATCAGAGCTCAAATCGTATCATGCAGAGGTGATATCACTTAAGGAGGAACTTTCAACAGCAAAGAGAGAGGCAAGTATTGATTTCCTGACAGGACTTGTTAACAGGAGAAGATTTGAAAGGGTTTTGGAAGATGCAATTAAAGACAGAAAACTGAGAAATTATCCATTCTCGGTAATATTTGTTGATGTTGACGACTTCAAAAAGGTAAATGATGATTACGGACATCTGATAGGTGATTTGGTGTTAAAAGAACTTGCTACAATCTTCAGATTTTATCTCAGAGCCAATACGATCATAGGAAGGCTTGGAGGAGAGGAGTTTGCCATTTTACTTCCTGGAGTCGAACTAAACGATGCAGTCAAGATAGCAGAGAGACTGAGAAGGATTATAGAAAACAGAGAGATAAAGGTAGAAAGTAACGGCTTAAAAAAGCTTAAGATAACAGCAAGCTTTGGTGTAACTGAGGTAAAGGATGATGATACTGTTGAAAGTGTATTGATGCGAGCTGACGAGGCAATGTACAGGGCAAAAAAGAAGGGAAAAAATAAAGTTGAAGTTCTGTTATGA
- the mtnP gene encoding S-methyl-5'-thioadenosine phosphorylase: protein MLGVLGGSGLYEIDGIEILEEKKLITPYGEPSDSYIVARYKGKNVVFLPRHGRGHKFPPHLINYRANIWGFRKLGVRKILSISAVGGINPLLRPGDFVISNQFVDFTKVRPVTFYEGVYTIHDEEDRTDDLVNEYLKNDRVVHIDVTQPFCPVMRGTLKNVLEDMKVRFHSTGTYGATEGPRLETAAEIKALSILGADIVGMTLVPEIVLARELSMHFASLNVVTNMAAGISENRLTSDEVIQMMREKNEEIKKVVLKFIESIPESFDCSCEDVLKGAAI from the coding sequence ATGTTAGGTGTTTTAGGTGGAAGCGGTCTTTATGAAATTGATGGGATAGAGATTTTAGAAGAAAAAAAATTAATCACCCCTTATGGAGAACCTTCAGACAGCTATATAGTAGCCCGCTATAAAGGAAAAAATGTCGTATTTCTCCCAAGGCATGGGAGAGGACACAAATTTCCCCCTCACCTAATCAATTACAGGGCAAATATATGGGGTTTTCGAAAACTTGGCGTCAGAAAAATCCTGTCCATCAGTGCTGTTGGGGGAATAAATCCACTTCTCAGACCGGGAGATTTCGTTATCTCCAACCAGTTTGTAGATTTTACAAAGGTAAGACCTGTTACGTTTTATGAAGGAGTTTATACTATTCACGATGAAGAGGACAGGACAGATGACCTTGTAAATGAATATCTGAAAAATGACAGGGTTGTACATATTGATGTCACACAGCCTTTCTGTCCTGTGATGAGAGGGACTTTGAAAAATGTGTTAGAAGATATGAAAGTCAGGTTTCACAGCACAGGAACATACGGAGCAACAGAAGGGCCAAGACTTGAAACTGCAGCAGAGATAAAAGCCCTTTCCATATTAGGAGCTGACATTGTTGGTATGACTCTTGTTCCTGAGATAGTACTGGCAAGAGAGCTGTCTATGCATTTTGCATCACTGAATGTTGTTACAAACATGGCTGCTGGAATATCAGAAAACAGGTTAACATCTGACGAAGTAATACAGATGATGAGAGAAAAAAATGAGGAGATAAAGAAGGTAGTTTTAAAGTTTATTGAAAGTATTCCTGAAAGCTTTGATTGTAGCTGTGAAGATGTGCTAAAAGGGGCGGCAATATAA
- a CDS encoding DUF445 domain-containing protein, protein MESYLHFLLPPVIGAFIGYITNYLAVKMLFRPFEEKRIFGLKVPFTPGLIPKRRKEIAVSIAKVIEEHLLTPEKLHSLFEETGYRERLKGRIEDVFDKLVEQIVYSIKENIKEGISIGKFSIKTAVFATAVEKVVEKASDRIKEKLKEKLLEKASDSIEKNIEEELPQILSELNVEKLVVETFLEMDIQTLERVVLGFSEKQLKHITYTGAVLGFLIGLLQDITLFLNL, encoded by the coding sequence ATGGAAAGTTATCTGCACTTTTTACTGCCTCCTGTTATTGGAGCATTTATAGGTTATATCACAAACTACCTTGCTGTAAAAATGCTGTTCAGACCTTTTGAGGAAAAGAGGATTTTTGGTCTCAAAGTTCCGTTTACTCCCGGACTTATACCAAAAAGGAGAAAAGAAATAGCCGTATCTATAGCTAAAGTAATAGAAGAGCATCTTCTCACACCGGAAAAACTCCACAGTCTGTTTGAAGAAACAGGTTACAGAGAAAGACTGAAAGGCAGAATTGAAGATGTATTTGATAAACTTGTTGAACAGATAGTGTACTCCATTAAAGAAAACATAAAGGAAGGTATATCTATTGGTAAATTCAGCATAAAAACTGCTGTGTTTGCCACTGCAGTGGAGAAAGTTGTGGAGAAAGCTTCAGATAGAATAAAGGAAAAACTGAAAGAAAAGTTGTTGGAGAAAGCTTCAGACAGCATAGAGAAAAACATAGAGGAGGAGTTACCTCAGATTCTGTCAGAACTAAATGTAGAAAAATTAGTGGTAGAAACATTTCTTGAGATGGATATACAGACTTTAGAAAGGGTTGTTTTGGGATTTTCTGAAAAACAGCTGAAACATATAACATATACAGGAGCAGTTCTTGGATTTTTGATTGGACTTTTGCAGGATATCACATTATTTTTAAATTTATAA
- the uvrC gene encoding excinuclease ABC subunit UvrC, with product MKDAVPFKKKIEEAPQQPGVYIFRSSDGRYIYIGKAKNLKKRLKGHYQQLRYDPKEQRIFSESDILEWIITKSDYEAFVLENELIKQYKPRYNIRLKSGSGYPMLVITDEEYPTVLISRKYGEIKGEYFGPFLPARTARAMKDLIHKLFKLRTCDPMPKRDVACFDYHLGLCSAPCTGKISKKDYNFDVKGAKAFLSGNVKKFIYQLYDRIEEYKQKMLFEKAAVVRDQITAMENLVHKQEVLGLPFEEGDILFFGGGEILLIVVRGYRIVGKEFLQLKGEGLKDEFVSKVLTEYYSKGNYIPSRIFINQNVEEKENIIRWLSDKKGSKVVLKTEIPEEIRQFIDRNFHFVDLDRLRNLFRKVFGFELPERIEGFDISTLQGSFTVGSCVVWEDGRMNKREYRRFKVKTVKGIDDYASLREVLYRRFKRYTEMETFPLVLIDGGKGQLKQGLTVRDALNLENLRIFSIAKKEEILFTDDGREIKLFEFQELLKLFTQIRDEAHRFAVSYNRKLREKEGLKEVLDKIEGVGKKRKEILYRTYKTLDRISQASVEELKKLGIPENVAQNIKKYLSD from the coding sequence ATGAAGGATGCTGTGCCCTTTAAGAAAAAGATAGAAGAAGCTCCACAACAGCCGGGAGTTTACATTTTCAGGTCTTCTGACGGCAGATACATCTACATCGGAAAGGCAAAAAATCTAAAAAAACGATTAAAGGGACATTACCAGCAGTTAAGATATGACCCTAAGGAGCAGAGAATATTCAGTGAAAGTGATATTCTTGAGTGGATTATAACAAAGTCTGATTACGAGGCTTTTGTATTAGAAAATGAACTTATAAAGCAGTATAAACCCCGCTACAACATTCGCTTAAAGTCTGGTTCTGGCTATCCAATGCTTGTTATTACTGATGAAGAATATCCAACTGTTTTAATCAGTAGAAAGTATGGAGAAATAAAGGGTGAGTATTTTGGACCCTTCCTCCCTGCAAGAACAGCAAGAGCAATGAAAGACCTTATACACAAACTTTTTAAGTTAAGAACCTGTGACCCGATGCCCAAAAGGGATGTTGCCTGCTTTGATTATCATTTAGGGCTGTGCTCAGCTCCCTGCACTGGGAAAATATCAAAAAAGGATTACAACTTTGATGTTAAAGGGGCTAAGGCATTTTTATCTGGAAATGTGAAAAAGTTTATATATCAGCTTTACGACAGAATAGAAGAGTATAAACAAAAAATGCTCTTTGAAAAAGCAGCTGTTGTGAGAGATCAGATAACTGCGATGGAGAATTTAGTACATAAACAGGAAGTTTTGGGATTACCATTTGAAGAGGGAGATATCCTTTTTTTTGGCGGAGGGGAGATTTTACTTATTGTTGTTCGGGGGTACAGAATCGTAGGTAAAGAATTCCTTCAGCTAAAGGGAGAAGGCCTTAAAGATGAGTTTGTCAGCAAGGTTTTAACAGAATACTACTCAAAAGGAAACTACATTCCTTCTCGTATATTTATCAATCAGAATGTAGAAGAAAAAGAGAACATTATACGCTGGCTATCTGACAAAAAAGGTAGTAAGGTGGTTTTGAAAACAGAGATACCTGAGGAAATCAGACAGTTTATAGACAGAAACTTTCACTTTGTTGATTTAGATAGATTAAGAAATCTGTTTAGAAAAGTATTTGGTTTTGAGCTTCCAGAGAGGATTGAAGGATTTGATATATCCACACTTCAGGGGAGTTTTACTGTAGGTTCCTGTGTTGTCTGGGAAGATGGAAGAATGAATAAAAGAGAGTACAGGAGATTCAAGGTAAAAACTGTAAAAGGTATTGATGATTATGCATCTTTGAGGGAGGTTCTGTACAGACGGTTTAAAAGATACACAGAGATGGAAACTTTCCCTCTTGTCCTGATTGACGGTGGAAAAGGACAGCTGAAACAGGGTCTTACTGTTAGAGATGCTCTCAATTTAGAAAACCTGAGAATATTCTCTATTGCGAAAAAGGAAGAAATACTGTTCACAGATGATGGTAGAGAAATAAAACTGTTTGAGTTTCAGGAGCTTTTAAAACTTTTTACTCAAATCAGGGACGAAGCACACAGGTTCGCTGTGTCTTACAACAGAAAACTGAGAGAGAAGGAGGGACTGAAAGAAGTTTTAGATAAGATAGAAGGTGTAGGAAAAAAGAGGAAAGAGATTCTGTACAGAACTTACAAAACTTTAGACAGAATATCTCAGGCATCTGTTGAAGAGCTGAAAAAGTTAGGTATTCCTGAAAATGTAGCCCAGAACATAAAAAAGTATCTTTCAGACTAA
- a CDS encoding sigma-54 interaction domain-containing protein: protein MRLSARIKYENNVFIDCHREIFSVRGVNLSLLGLKVKDKALSVCDHEDVVVIIELEEDVSLRGKITRFREDEFVITFNEDPDLIASTVGKYLTSKIYKSGVCPFCSKKIEEGERYCRRCGMFFDYTKPEVVRFIQEFKVGKIFYDLLVEHPEEIEEKLEDRKEFIGVSNGIKKVFDLIRKYATNDYPVLIVGETGTGKELTARAIHERSKRADKPFVVVNCAAIPENLLESELFGYEKGAFTDAHRRKIGRIEFANGGTLFLDEIGDMPVSMQAKLLRFLEDYTFTRVGGNETLHANVRIIAATNVNLEEAVKKGKFREDLYYRLNVLTINIPPLRERKEDIMVLAKYFLNRYAKETGKDIKGFTPEAEEALLNYSWPGNVRELINVIRKAVVLTENTYISEKELNLRREDVDTAYCLNGHSLNLKENIEKVERELVRRAFLKTGGNITKMAKLLGISRPKVYTLIEKHRIGEVSG, encoded by the coding sequence ATGCGTCTATCTGCAAGAATAAAATACGAAAACAATGTTTTCATTGACTGCCACAGAGAGATTTTTTCAGTCAGAGGTGTTAATCTCTCACTTCTTGGTTTAAAGGTAAAGGACAAAGCCCTTTCAGTTTGTGACCATGAAGACGTTGTTGTCATTATAGAGCTTGAAGAGGATGTATCATTAAGAGGTAAGATAACGAGATTCAGGGAAGACGAATTTGTTATCACATTTAATGAAGATCCTGATCTGATAGCATCAACAGTAGGAAAATACCTCACTTCAAAGATTTACAAAAGTGGGGTATGTCCCTTCTGTTCAAAAAAGATTGAAGAGGGAGAGAGATACTGCAGAAGGTGCGGGATGTTCTTTGATTACACAAAACCTGAAGTGGTCAGGTTTATACAGGAATTTAAGGTCGGAAAAATATTTTACGACCTACTTGTTGAACATCCAGAAGAGATAGAAGAAAAGTTAGAAGATAGAAAAGAGTTTATTGGTGTAAGTAATGGAATAAAGAAGGTTTTTGACCTTATAAGAAAGTATGCAACAAATGATTACCCAGTTCTGATAGTTGGGGAGACAGGAACAGGTAAGGAGCTGACGGCGAGGGCAATACACGAGAGAAGTAAAAGGGCTGATAAACCTTTTGTTGTTGTTAACTGTGCTGCCATACCGGAAAATCTGCTGGAATCAGAGCTGTTTGGTTATGAAAAAGGAGCATTCACAGATGCCCACAGGAGAAAAATAGGAAGAATTGAGTTTGCAAATGGAGGAACACTGTTCCTTGATGAGATTGGAGATATGCCTGTCAGCATGCAGGCAAAACTTCTGAGATTTCTTGAGGATTACACATTCACAAGAGTTGGAGGCAATGAGACTCTCCATGCAAACGTTAGAATAATCGCAGCAACAAATGTAAATCTTGAGGAAGCTGTCAAAAAGGGAAAATTCAGGGAAGACCTTTACTACAGACTGAATGTACTGACAATAAATATTCCTCCCCTGAGAGAAAGAAAGGAAGACATAATGGTTCTCGCAAAGTATTTTCTGAACAGGTATGCAAAGGAAACAGGAAAAGATATCAAAGGGTTCACTCCAGAAGCTGAAGAAGCACTCCTGAACTACTCATGGCCGGGAAATGTGAGGGAGCTTATAAATGTTATAAGGAAGGCTGTAGTTTTGACAGAAAACACATACATATCAGAAAAAGAGCTGAACCTGAGAAGGGAGGATGTGGATACAGCATACTGTCTTAATGGACATTCTCTTAATCTGAAGGAAAATATTGAAAAAGTTGAAAGGGAACTGGTGAGAAGAGCATTTTTGAAAACCGGAGGAAACATCACAAAGATGGCAAAACTCCTTGGAATAAGCAGACCAAAGGTTTACACACTTATAGAGAAGCACCGTATTGGGGAGGTGTCAGGTTAA
- a CDS encoding C39 family peptidase, whose translation MVEGKGLKLILIILFFHFIPFLSLSHVFSQERKAEIPVIVGSSFGKVYLRPKVVPYNEIKMKNVVKQKLDYSCGSAVVATLFKYYLGLNVTEESVINGLFRVGNVKKIIERKGFSLLDIKKLAVALGYKAAGYRTDVRGLVKIGKPAIVSITIGNYKHFVIFKGVKNGRVFLADPSVGNTVMSVGEFEKVWYRNIALVIYPKDEKGIFGISDEELNYVSSDFVRQSLYRNGIPGYKTFSDF comes from the coding sequence ATGGTTGAGGGAAAAGGTTTAAAGCTTATATTAATCATTCTTTTCTTTCACTTTATCCCCTTCCTTTCCCTCAGCCATGTTTTTTCACAGGAGAGAAAGGCAGAGATTCCTGTAATTGTGGGAAGCAGCTTTGGAAAGGTTTACCTGAGACCAAAAGTTGTGCCTTACAACGAAATAAAAATGAAAAATGTAGTGAAACAGAAATTAGATTACAGCTGCGGCTCTGCAGTCGTTGCTACTCTGTTTAAGTATTACCTTGGGCTGAATGTGACAGAAGAAAGCGTTATAAACGGCCTGTTCAGGGTAGGAAACGTGAAAAAGATAATAGAGAGGAAAGGTTTTTCACTCCTTGACATTAAGAAGCTTGCCGTTGCCCTTGGGTATAAAGCAGCAGGTTACAGAACTGATGTAAGGGGTCTTGTAAAAATAGGAAAACCTGCTATCGTTTCTATAACAATTGGTAATTACAAACATTTTGTTATATTTAAAGGTGTAAAAAATGGCAGAGTTTTCTTAGCAGACCCATCTGTAGGAAATACTGTCATGTCTGTAGGCGAGTTTGAAAAGGTGTGGTACAGGAATATAGCCCTTGTCATATATCCTAAAGATGAAAAGGGTATATTTGGTATATCAGACGAGGAGCTCAACTACGTAAGCTCCGATTTTGTCAGACAGTCTCTTTACAGAAATGGTATTCCCGGATACAAGACATTCAGTGATTTTTAG
- a CDS encoding complex I NDUFA9 subunit family protein, translated as MKILITGGTGFVGRHVVEDLEREYHIIVPTRRVSKAQLSSGVEFIPFSKELGSVVKQIKPDVIINCLGILKEEKGETFEKVHVEYVKKLLQGAKEIGLKRFIHISALGADINSKSRYAKTKAEGEQIIKNSGIDYIILRPSIILGKGQKLFEDLKKFSKLTPVIFAPEGNVQPVHVLDVVDTIRKGIEDEKFKNIIIELCGNRIVSYKELFEFALSYIGKKRIVIQMPSSFFWFMLPVFRFFPEPPVTEDQLYLLEKDNVCSGNFPTQKNILGKVRNPFRI; from the coding sequence ATGAAGATTCTTATAACAGGTGGGACAGGTTTTGTTGGTAGGCATGTAGTTGAAGATTTAGAAAGGGAGTATCATATAATTGTTCCAACAAGAAGAGTCTCCAAAGCCCAGTTGTCTTCAGGTGTGGAATTTATTCCATTTTCCAAAGAACTGGGTTCTGTGGTTAAGCAGATAAAACCTGATGTTATTATAAACTGCCTTGGAATACTGAAGGAAGAAAAAGGAGAAACATTTGAAAAAGTTCATGTTGAATATGTAAAAAAACTGCTTCAGGGAGCCAAAGAGATAGGACTGAAAAGATTTATCCATATATCAGCATTAGGAGCAGATATTAACTCAAAAAGCAGATATGCAAAGACAAAGGCAGAAGGTGAGCAGATTATAAAAAATTCAGGCATTGATTACATTATTCTAAGGCCTTCTATAATTTTAGGAAAAGGGCAGAAACTATTTGAAGACCTGAAAAAGTTTTCTAAGCTTACTCCTGTCATTTTTGCTCCTGAGGGAAATGTTCAGCCTGTTCATGTGCTGGATGTTGTGGATACAATACGAAAAGGGATAGAAGATGAAAAGTTTAAAAATATAATAATTGAGTTGTGCGGAAACAGGATAGTATCCTACAAAGAGCTTTTTGAATTTGCTCTTTCTTACATAGGAAAAAAGAGGATTGTTATTCAGATGCCTTCTTCTTTTTTCTGGTTTATGCTTCCTGTTTTCAGATTTTTTCCTGAACCTCCAGTAACGGAAGACCAGCTTTACCTCCTTGAGAAGGATAACGTATGTTCAGGTAACTTTCCTACGCAAAAAAATATATTAGGGAAAGTCAGAAATCCCTTCAGAATATAG
- a CDS encoding bacteriohemerythrin: protein MLLDISEIPKVALERMNKVHEEEIKILNQLYEAIEEFQKGKGSLEEIDKKFEEFFQDVLKHFSSEQEMMEQYNFFAYPMHRGEHDMVLGQLHSLKKRWEKEKNPEMIKSYIEKEFLPWLMNHIQTMDTVTAHFLSHFIRD from the coding sequence ATGCTTTTAGATATTTCAGAGATTCCAAAGGTTGCACTTGAAAGAATGAATAAGGTACACGAAGAGGAGATAAAAATACTGAACCAGCTTTATGAGGCTATTGAAGAGTTCCAGAAGGGAAAGGGGAGTTTGGAAGAGATAGATAAAAAGTTTGAAGAGTTTTTTCAGGACGTTCTGAAGCATTTTTCTTCTGAACAGGAAATGATGGAGCAGTATAACTTCTTTGCCTATCCTATGCATAGGGGCGAACATGACATGGTTTTAGGACAGCTCCACAGTTTAAAGAAAAGGTGGGAAAAGGAAAAAAATCCAGAGATGATAAAGTCATATATAGAAAAAGAGTTTCTTCCCTGGCTGATGAACCACATACAGACAATGGATACTGTTACTGCCCACTTTCTTTCACACTTTATAAGGGATTAG
- a CDS encoding ABC transporter permease — MRELIKYIKKNKLAYISLYILGILYFLSIFADFISPYPYDLQHRDTPYHPPTQVHFFDRDGNFSLRPFVYEYKLVDPVFKKYEIDYSTKHHIYFFVKGEKHYLLGLIPTDIHLFGVKEGKIFLLGADHLGRDIFSRLLYGGRISLSIGIVGVLVSFTIGAVVGGISGYFGGKIDNILMRISEIVMSFPGFYLMLALRAVFPITLSSVQVYLLIVVILSFIGWAGLARVIRGMVLSIREQEFVLAAKSYGASSIRIITKHILPNTFSYLLIAATLSIPGYILGESALSLLGLGIQEPYASWGNMLASARSISAVSNYPWILAPGIAIFITILAFNLLGDALRDALDPKLRKML, encoded by the coding sequence ATGAGAGAATTGATAAAGTACATAAAGAAAAATAAACTGGCGTATATTTCCCTTTACATACTGGGAATACTTTACTTTCTCTCTATTTTTGCCGATTTTATATCTCCTTACCCATACGACTTACAGCACAGAGATACGCCATATCATCCTCCCACTCAGGTACATTTTTTTGATAGAGATGGAAACTTTTCATTGAGACCGTTTGTTTATGAGTACAAACTGGTTGATCCTGTGTTCAAAAAATACGAGATAGATTACAGCACAAAGCACCATATATATTTTTTTGTTAAAGGAGAAAAACATTATCTATTAGGATTAATTCCTACTGATATTCATCTATTTGGTGTGAAAGAAGGAAAGATATTTCTTCTTGGAGCAGACCATCTTGGAAGAGACATATTCTCAAGACTGCTTTACGGCGGAAGAATTTCTCTATCAATAGGCATTGTAGGTGTTCTGGTATCCTTTACCATAGGAGCGGTTGTTGGGGGGATATCCGGGTACTTCGGGGGAAAGATTGACAACATACTGATGAGAATATCTGAAATTGTTATGTCTTTCCCCGGTTTTTACCTGATGCTTGCCCTCAGAGCAGTTTTTCCTATTACTCTTTCTTCTGTACAGGTGTACCTTCTGATTGTTGTGATACTTTCTTTTATCGGATGGGCTGGTCTTGCAAGGGTTATAAGGGGAATGGTTCTCTCTATCAGAGAGCAGGAGTTTGTCCTTGCTGCAAAAAGTTATGGAGCTTCTTCTATCAGGATTATAACAAAGCATATTCTACCAAATACATTCTCTTATCTCCTTATTGCTGCAACACTCTCCATTCCAGGCTACATATTGGGAGAAAGTGCTCTATCTCTACTTGGGCTTGGTATTCAGGAACCTTATGCAAGCTGGGGAAATATGCTTGCATCAGCAAGAAGCATATCTGCCGTATCCAACTATCCGTGGATACTTGCTCCAGGTATTGCAATATTTATAACAATACTCGCATTTAACCTGTTGGGAGATGCCCTCAGGGATGCTCTTGATCCAAAACTGAGAAAGATGCTGTAA
- a CDS encoding transporter: MRGKLLFFIILLSFSFYSYASEIEKAKEILKKGKTEKYEESLTQFDRGYILLKGGQFEIENSFSYIYYSANQIYLSSFAILDPIFLTLGEFGIENARRHIFQYNLALRYGIADFLQAEVNIPFIFRHERYSVVGTNAGERTADDYGFGDVSIGLSIQPIKERKSRPAVILSLAFKTKTGKSPFDVDDPKKDLPTGSGYYAVKGGINLLKSIDPVVVFGGLAYSYNMPEDVGRVYTLNTGGGTTSAKLDKFYPGDTLSFNIGFAYALSYNFSMNFQFAQDYTFTSKSKVNGVKSDVNNSTMNSATLKIGTGWALSKRSSLNVSLTMGLTNDAPDYVIEFRLPVRF; this comes from the coding sequence ATGAGAGGAAAACTTCTTTTTTTCATTATCCTTCTTTCCTTTTCATTTTATTCCTATGCATCAGAGATTGAAAAAGCAAAAGAAATACTAAAAAAAGGAAAAACAGAAAAATATGAGGAAAGCCTTACTCAGTTTGACAGGGGATACATCCTCCTGAAGGGAGGGCAGTTTGAGATTGAAAACAGTTTTTCATACATATACTACTCAGCGAACCAGATATACCTGAGCAGTTTTGCAATTTTAGATCCAATATTCCTGACACTGGGAGAGTTTGGAATTGAAAATGCAAGGAGACATATATTCCAGTACAATCTGGCACTGAGATATGGAATAGCAGATTTTCTCCAGGCTGAGGTAAACATACCATTTATTTTCAGGCACGAAAGATATTCTGTTGTAGGAACAAATGCAGGAGAAAGAACTGCTGACGATTACGGTTTTGGAGATGTATCTATCGGTCTGTCCATTCAGCCTATCAAAGAGAGAAAAAGCAGACCTGCTGTAATACTATCACTGGCTTTCAAAACAAAGACAGGTAAAAGTCCATTTGATGTTGATGATCCTAAGAAAGACCTTCCAACAGGAAGTGGATATTATGCTGTAAAAGGTGGAATAAACCTGCTGAAGAGTATTGATCCTGTTGTTGTTTTCGGTGGACTGGCTTACTCCTACAACATGCCTGAAGATGTAGGCAGAGTTTATACGCTGAATACAGGAGGAGGAACCACATCAGCCAAACTTGACAAGTTTTATCCCGGGGATACACTGAGCTTTAACATTGGATTTGCATATGCCCTTTCCTACAACTTCTCCATGAACTTTCAGTTTGCTCAGGATTACACATTTACATCAAAGAGCAAAGTTAACGGAGTAAAGTCAGATGTTAACAACTCTACCATGAATTCTGCGACGCTGAAAATAGGGACAGGATGGGCTCTGTCAAAAAGGTCTTCACTGAACGTTTCACTCACAATGGGTCTGACAAACGATGCACCAGATTACGTTATTGAGTTCAGGCTACCTGTTAGATTTTAA